DNA sequence from the Longimicrobium sp. genome:
AGCCGGCCCGTCTCCGTATGCACCGCGGCCAGGTTCCCCAAGTCCAAGGCAATGCCGTACCGGTGGTGGAGTGCACGGCTTACCTCCAGAGCCTTCCCGAAGTACTCGACCGCCCGTTCGTAATCCCCAAGATCGTAGTAGACAATCCCGATGTTGCCGTTGTCGCGGCCCTCACCCCGCCGATCTCCTTCGCGACGCGAGAGTTCCAAGGCCTCGTGCAGCAGCCGCAACGCGCGCCGCACGTTCCCGCGGTAAGCCTCAGCCAAGCCCAGGTTGCCCAAGTGCGAGGATGCGTCCGCCGTCTGGCCCAACTCGCGCGCAGCGGACAGCGCGCGGCGCAGGTGGCTGATGGCGCGGCCGTACTGCGCCAGTCCGATGTACGCCAGCCCCAACTGCCCCCGATAAACCTCCTCGATCCGGGTGTCGCCGGCGCGGCGCGCTAGGCGGATGGCCTGGACCAGGTGGGCGGCCGACGCGCGAAATTCGCCCAAGTCTTCAAAGGCGATTCCCAGGTTGCCGTAGCAGTCCGCCTCGGCCACGCGGTCGCCGATGGCGCGCGCGGCGGCCACGGAGGAGCGTAGCCAAGAGACCCGCTCTTCCGGAGATTGGTAAAGGCTGAGAAGGGTCGCCGCCACGCGGGAGAAGCCGGCGCACAGTGACGCGCGGGCGGGCGCGTCGGGACGCTTCGCGGCCCATCCCTGTCCGAGCCGGATCTGCGGCCACTCCTGCTCGAAATCCCGGGCAAGGCGGTCCACGTCCCGCTCCCGAGCGCGATACCGCTCGCCCAGCCCCGCAAGCACGGCGAGGTAGTTGGCCGCGTGCTGCCGGTCAGCATGCGTGCGCGAGGCCACGCCTCACTCCTCCTCGTCGTCCGTCAGCAACGAGCGCGCGTGCAGCACGAGCACAGCGTGCATCTGAAAACGGTCGGTACCCAGGATCGGCTCAAGGAGCCCGCGGTCGGCCAAGGCGCGCGCAGTGGGCCGGGCGTCATCCACCTCCCACACGAACGCCATGGCGGGAAGGTTGAACGTGGCGGGCTTCGGAGCGAAGGCGCCCAGCAGGGCAAAGCGCTCGCGAGTCTCGGGGTCGAGCCGGTCCGAGCTCTTCTGCAGAAGCAGCCCCACTGTGGGAATGACCCCTGTGGCCGGGTCCCAGCGGTCATCGGGCGCCCTCTCATCGAGCAGCGTAGTGCCGCTGGCGACCTCCGCGAACAGTTCTGCAAGGCCCCAACCCAGCTGGATCTCGGCCTCCAGCAGCCGACCCGCAACACGAAGCGCGAGGGGCAGCCCCTCGAGAGCGGTGATCAGTTGCCGCGATTCCGCCTCGTGATCACGGGACACAGTGGGCGCCAGCTGGCGAAATAGTTCGAAGCCCCGCTCGTCGTCCAGTTGCTCCAGGCGGTACTCGTCGTCGGGTGTGGGGGCCACTTCGCGCGCCACATCGCGGAAGCGGGTGGTGAAAAGCACGGGAGATCCCGCAGCGGCGCGCTTGAAGGCGGCGGCGGACTCCGCCTCCCACACATCATCGACGATCAGCAGAAAGCGTCGCCGCGCGAGCCGCGCCTTGACCCCCGCCACAGCGGCATCGATGGAATCCGGCGGGGGGGCGGTCCCGTCGCCAAGCTCGCGCAGCCAGCCGCCCAGTTCGGAAAGCGCGCTGCCCGCCTCGCCGAGCGAGGCCCAGAGAACACCCTCGAACCGCGACGCTACCCGCGAGTCATGCGCCAGCGCCGCGACCACGGTGGTCTTGCCCACGCCCGGCCAGCCGCGGATGACCGTTACGGCGCGCGGGGGGCCGACTGGAATGCCCAGTCGCGCGATCAACCGCTGCTGGTCCGCTTGGCGGCCAATGAGCAGAGGTGGAGCCGGAGGCGCCAGGTGCACGGCGACGGACTCGGCGGCCGGCGCCCCGCGCACGGTGGACGCGGGTACAGAGGATGTCCCGACGTTGGTCGTGGTGCGGCGCGCGGCAAGCGCCTCCGCCAGCTTTGCGCGGAAGTCGTCCACCGTTGTGAACGCCGCGCTGTATCCCGCTTGGCGCACCCGCTGCTTGAACTCACACAGACGGTCCTGAGTGGCGTAGTCAATGCTCTCCGGCGGCCAGGGAAACCCGGGATCTACAACAAAGCAAAGCCGCTCGATCCCCAACTCTCCCGCGTATTCGAACTCCTCCTCCGCGATCCCGCACTCGTGGCCCGGCTCCCGGTAGCCGTAACGATGCGCAAAAATGCCGACGTACAGCGCCGATTGGCGAAGCATCCGCCGGCTCGCCTCGGCTGCG
Encoded proteins:
- a CDS encoding tetratricopeptide repeat protein is translated as MASRTHADRQHAANYLAVLAGLGERYRARERDVDRLARDFEQEWPQIRLGQGWAAKRPDAPARASLCAGFSRVAATLLSLYQSPEERVSWLRSSVAAARAIGDRVAEADCYGNLGIAFEDLGEFRASAAHLVQAIRLARRAGDTRIEEVYRGQLGLAYIGLAQYGRAISHLRRALSAARELGQTADASSHLGNLGLAEAYRGNVRRALRLLHEALELSRREGDRRGEGRDNGNIGIVYYDLGDYERAVEYFGKALEVSRALHHRYGIALDLGNLAAVHTETGRLEDAYGMLVEALQIVRDLGDQHGEGTNLSNLGHLCAELQSYADAGRFYEAALRIAREIGDRRGEASRLVSLGGIQLRLGVAGGEALIRDGIRLAREIDIHETVATGESLLDEHLTLAPGAGAPPAGLAPLAAAIHGQLPALLGERLNDAESYEEA
- a CDS encoding NB-ARC domain-containing protein → AAEASRRMLRQSALYVGIFAHRYGYREPGHECGIAEEEFEYAGELGIERLCFVVDPGFPWPPESIDYATQDRLCEFKQRVRQAGYSAAFTTVDDFRAKLAEALAARRTTTNVGTSSVPASTVRGAPAAESVAVHLAPPAPPLLIGRQADQQRLIARLGIPVGPPRAVTVIRGWPGVGKTTVVAALAHDSRVASRFEGVLWASLGEAGSALSELGGWLRELGDGTAPPPDSIDAAVAGVKARLARRRFLLIVDDVWEAESAAAFKRAAAGSPVLFTTRFRDVAREVAPTPDDEYRLEQLDDERGFELFRQLAPTVSRDHEAESRQLITALEGLPLALRVAGRLLEAEIQLGWGLAELFAEVASGTTLLDERAPDDRWDPATGVIPTVGLLLQKSSDRLDPETRERFALLGAFAPKPATFNLPAMAFVWEVDDARPTARALADRGLLEPILGTDRFQMHAVLVLHARSLLTDDEEE